A single region of the Syntrophorhabdaceae bacterium genome encodes:
- the dprA gene encoding DNA-processing protein DprA encodes MMEELRALIAFSRLKGLGMARKRRLLEEVSLIAPVFEGRVPAGDPILTREIASFEGWKAIDEELAQLGDMGAEALTIRDDLYPAALKAIPDPPLVLFKKGPLRTDSPALAIVGSRRATEEGMRLAEKIADTLSSVGITIVSGLARGIDGAAHRGALAGRGKTLAILGCGLDIVYPSEHGRLLRQIGEEGAVFTEYGLGERPLSGHFPERNRIIAGLAKGILVIEATEKSGSLITARLGIEYGKSVMAVPGSIFSDGSKGTNALIKQGARLVDTIEDIISECFPEIRIGNKLPIDMSEREGYIYSIVGHGKIHVDEVIEKSNMGAKDVMAILTLLEMKEAVREVAGGFYIKK; translated from the coding sequence ATGATGGAAGAACTGCGCGCCCTGATCGCCTTCTCGAGGCTCAAGGGCCTTGGAATGGCAAGAAAGAGGCGCCTTCTTGAGGAGGTTTCCTTAATCGCGCCGGTTTTTGAAGGGCGCGTGCCGGCCGGCGATCCCATATTGACCAGGGAAATCGCATCTTTCGAAGGATGGAAAGCCATCGATGAGGAGCTGGCACAACTGGGCGATATGGGGGCGGAAGCGCTCACCATAAGGGATGACCTCTATCCGGCCGCGCTTAAGGCCATTCCCGACCCTCCCCTGGTCCTTTTTAAAAAGGGTCCTCTGAGGACGGATAGCCCCGCCCTCGCGATCGTCGGTTCGAGACGAGCTACAGAGGAGGGCATGCGCCTCGCGGAAAAAATAGCCGACACCCTCTCAAGCGTCGGCATCACTATCGTGAGCGGCCTCGCGCGCGGCATAGACGGCGCCGCTCACAGGGGAGCGCTCGCCGGCAGGGGAAAGACCCTCGCCATTCTGGGATGCGGACTCGACATTGTATATCCCTCCGAGCATGGCCGCCTTTTACGGCAAATAGGCGAAGAGGGCGCGGTATTTACCGAATACGGCCTCGGAGAGAGGCCCTTGTCAGGGCATTTTCCCGAGAGAAACAGGATCATCGCGGGCCTTGCCAAGGGCATCCTCGTAATAGAAGCCACCGAAAAGAGCGGCTCCCTCATCACCGCGCGGCTCGGAATTGAGTACGGGAAAAGCGTAATGGCAGTCCCGGGAAGCATATTCAGCGACGGAAGCAAAGGGACGAATGCCCTGATCAAACAAGGCGCAAGGCTCGTGGACACGATCGAGGACATAATCTCCGAATGCTTTCCGGAGATTCGGATCGGGAACAAACTACCGATTGATATGAGTGAGAGGGAAGGTTATATTTATTCAATTGTCGGCCACGGGAAGATCCATGTCGATGAAGTGATAGAAAAAAGCAATATGGGCGCAAAAGATGTGATGGCGATTCTCACCTTGCTCGAGATGAAGGAAGCGGTGCGAGAGGTCGCCGGGGGCTTTTATATCAAGAAATGA
- a CDS encoding RDD family protein, whose translation MNKAPLSSRCIAFIIDLALLFSTWVSVCLAALAGYRLGSGRLTFINLSCILLLSSLFICLIFLFYFTFLTTREGMTFGKAIMNIKVVCAEGRQKGKAPGFVRSLVRTVAYGLSALPCFIGFIMALFFYGRTLHDLIAGTEVIRVEKTETEGGPFPEDEIPGQKPEEAL comes from the coding sequence ATGAATAAGGCACCCCTGTCTTCCCGGTGCATCGCCTTCATCATCGATCTTGCCCTACTTTTCAGCACCTGGGTGAGCGTGTGCCTGGCGGCCCTGGCGGGATACCGCCTCGGATCCGGCAGATTGACATTCATAAATCTTTCTTGTATTCTCTTGCTTTCTTCCCTTTTTATTTGCCTGATCTTCCTTTTTTATTTTACCTTCCTCACCACGAGAGAGGGGATGACTTTCGGGAAAGCCATCATGAATATAAAGGTAGTGTGCGCAGAAGGAAGACAAAAGGGTAAGGCACCAGGTTTTGTAAGATCTCTTGTGAGAACTGTCGCCTACGGTCTCTCTGCCCTGCCCTGCTTCATCGGATTCATTATGGCCCTCTTTTTCTATGGAAGGACCCTTCATGATCTTATAGCCGGCACTGAAGTGATACGGGTTGAGAAAACGGAGACAGAGGGCGGTCCGTTCCCGGAAGATGAAATCCCGGGCCAAAAGCCGGAGGAGGCATTATGA
- a CDS encoding 16S rRNA (uracil(1498)-N(3))-methyltransferase: MEVKRIVVDTLEIEDGLARLRGPLTKYIVTVLRKNPGERLDLIDREGRFYHCSIRTVKGREVVLDILSTELKQEVSRDRVTLCASPIKGARMDWLIEKATELGVDRVIPALFARTVVKADSGTREKYGRWRRIAREASRQSGRSSVPEITDPMPLQEILPYVDDVSNRWVFYEKEKEQTLKNIMGARKEGDIFIVTGPEGGIEESEIEWLKGKGFAPCSLGEHIFRSETAPLVVLSIILYEYLLK, encoded by the coding sequence ATGGAAGTAAAAAGGATAGTCGTCGATACTCTGGAGATCGAAGACGGCCTTGCCCGTCTGCGGGGCCCTTTGACCAAATATATCGTAACGGTCCTCAGAAAAAACCCGGGAGAGCGGTTAGACCTTATCGACCGGGAAGGCCGGTTCTACCATTGCAGTATCCGGACCGTCAAAGGCAGGGAAGTGGTCCTTGATATTTTGAGCACCGAGCTCAAGCAGGAGGTAAGCCGGGACAGGGTGACTCTTTGCGCCAGCCCTATAAAGGGCGCCCGCATGGATTGGCTCATCGAGAAGGCTACCGAGTTGGGGGTGGACCGAGTCATTCCGGCCCTCTTCGCAAGGACTGTCGTCAAGGCGGATAGCGGAACACGGGAGAAGTACGGGAGGTGGCGAAGGATTGCGAGAGAGGCATCCCGACAGTCGGGGAGAAGCTCGGTCCCCGAAATAACCGATCCTATGCCGCTCCAGGAAATCCTTCCTTACGTCGACGACGTGAGTAACCGATGGGTGTTTTATGAAAAAGAAAAGGAGCAGACTTTAAAGAATATAATGGGCGCCAGGAAAGAAGGGGATATATTCATCGTTACGGGCCCCGAAGGCGGCATTGAAGAGTCGGAGATAGAGTGGCTAAAGGGCAAGGGCTTCGCCCCCTGCAGTTTAGGGGAGCACATCTTCAGGTCCGAAACCGCCCCGCTTGTAGTACTTTCCATCATCCTCTACGAGTATCTCCTGAAATGA
- a CDS encoding HD domain-containing protein, which produces MNKTLYISDITGEYIDVNDFFVAVKKGIFSGRNNARYMSVTLRDKTGTIEGKIWDRVDELSSLFQRNDLVRIKAKSRLYQEKCQLTITDIRKVEKELSLEEMRDYYPENGDGDEHVRNDYRQFVAEIEDPHLGRLFAALETRKEWFNKFFLFPASVGVHHVAMGGLLEHSVSMAKMAKLAAAVLGGNGDVAVAGCLLHDIGKIEELELKGGFGYSDKGRLLGHITIGVMMLKELIAEVEDFPRDIADILSHIIVSHHGVEEWGSPKKPMCVEALIVHYLDDLDAKVMGVKEHMKSNMEDERWSAYHRLYESYFYRLSGSK; this is translated from the coding sequence ATGAACAAAACGTTATACATATCGGATATTACAGGAGAATACATCGACGTTAACGATTTTTTTGTGGCGGTCAAGAAAGGGATCTTCTCCGGCAGGAACAACGCGCGTTATATGAGCGTTACCCTTCGGGATAAGACGGGTACCATTGAGGGGAAGATATGGGATCGGGTCGACGAGTTGAGCAGCCTCTTTCAAAGAAATGATCTGGTTCGCATAAAGGCAAAATCCCGCCTCTATCAGGAGAAGTGCCAGCTCACCATTACCGATATCAGAAAGGTCGAAAAAGAGCTCTCTCTCGAGGAGATGAGAGACTATTATCCTGAGAACGGAGACGGCGACGAGCACGTCAGGAATGACTATAGACAATTTGTGGCCGAAATAGAGGACCCCCATCTCGGACGGCTCTTTGCGGCCCTTGAAACGAGAAAAGAGTGGTTTAATAAATTCTTCCTCTTTCCTGCCTCCGTGGGGGTACACCATGTGGCCATGGGCGGCCTTCTCGAACATTCCGTCTCCATGGCGAAAATGGCAAAATTGGCGGCAGCCGTGCTCGGGGGAAACGGGGATGTGGCGGTGGCAGGATGCCTCCTTCACGACATAGGCAAGATCGAAGAGCTGGAGTTGAAGGGGGGGTTCGGATATTCCGATAAGGGACGGCTCTTGGGCCACATTACCATCGGAGTGATGATGCTCAAAGAGCTGATCGCCGAGGTCGAAGATTTCCCCCGGGACATCGCCGATATTCTGTCCCACATCATCGTCAGCCACCATGGCGTCGAAGAGTGGGGCTCTCCGAAGAAACCGATGTGTGTTGAGGCCCTTATCGTCCATTACCTCGATGATCTCGACGCGAAAGTAATGGGCGTAAAAGAGCATATGAAATCCAATATGGAGGACGAGCGCTGGTCGGCCTATCACAGGCTTTACGAATCTTATTTCTACAGGCTTTCAGGCAGTAAATAA
- the thiL gene encoding thiamine-phosphate kinase encodes MEIPENELIKRLKKFEKSRKEVIRGIGDDGAVVEMAHGSYVFVQDTVVEHIHFEFAFMNARQVGKKALYVNISDILSMGALPLYFLVTIGIPQGMSFPEIRSLYSGMSQAAKEFNVTLLGGDTSATRSDFFIDVSMIGKLKSDRYLGREGASEGDYIGVTGFLGESAYGLHLLMNGPTGRKKSRFIDRYVNPKPPYIVWKELMDREIPSGMMDVSDGLIIDLERMMRESGKGARLDFEHIPIPRELVRNGKESFALSGGEDYQFLFTFPPSKLPEVEGLRGRGVPLSVIGRVIRGKGVKLLNQGVMVPITSKGYQHFGDNG; translated from the coding sequence ATGGAAATTCCTGAAAACGAATTAATAAAAAGACTGAAGAAATTCGAAAAAAGCAGAAAAGAGGTTATACGGGGCATCGGAGACGACGGCGCGGTGGTCGAAATGGCCCATGGCAGCTATGTCTTCGTCCAGGATACGGTGGTCGAGCACATCCATTTTGAATTCGCCTTCATGAATGCAAGGCAGGTCGGGAAGAAAGCGCTCTACGTAAATATATCCGATATTCTTTCCATGGGCGCCCTGCCCCTTTATTTCCTCGTCACTATAGGCATACCGCAGGGAATGTCTTTCCCGGAAATCCGCAGCCTTTACTCCGGCATGAGCCAGGCGGCGAAGGAGTTCAATGTAACCCTCCTGGGAGGGGACACCTCCGCCACAAGATCGGATTTCTTTATTGATGTATCCATGATAGGAAAATTGAAAAGCGATCGTTACCTCGGAAGAGAAGGCGCCTCGGAAGGGGACTATATCGGCGTAACAGGTTTCCTCGGCGAAAGCGCCTACGGACTCCACCTCCTGATGAACGGCCCGACGGGCCGGAAAAAGAGCAGGTTTATAGACCGGTACGTCAACCCCAAGCCTCCCTATATTGTGTGGAAGGAGCTGATGGACCGCGAGATCCCCTCGGGGATGATGGATGTGAGCGACGGTCTGATTATCGATCTCGAACGAATGATGAGGGAGAGCGGGAAAGGGGCGCGTCTTGACTTCGAGCACATACCGATCCCACGGGAACTGGTGCGGAACGGAAAAGAGAGCTTCGCCCTTTCCGGCGGGGAAGATTATCAATTTCTCTTCACCTTCCCGCCTTCAAAGCTTCCCGAGGTCGAGGGACTTCGCGGCCGGGGAGTGCCTCTCTCCGTGATCGGCAGGGTAATCCGGGGAAAGGGCGTCAAACTTCTTAACCAGGGGGTTATGGTTCCCATTACATCAAAAGGCTATCAGCATTTCGGAGATAATGGATGA
- a CDS encoding GntR family transcriptional regulator, with translation MSKERLSNQIYAILKDMIANQRFGPGMRINVEQIAKEVGASRTPVWEAVHRLIQEGLLENIPNRGVFMASLTPTMAIELYTVREVLEGLAARLAISHADEKLVKKMKKCIDDQRKVVEKEDVIGYSRLDYDFHALVYEASGNKILQEMLQAVKNKMRPIAMHISPVISSLYDDHVRIVDAFELKDQEKAEAAFRNHNRKMVEQIRESTETDDWKEVVGERSNGRKEDSGTKTK, from the coding sequence GTGAGCAAAGAAAGGTTGAGCAATCAGATATATGCCATACTCAAAGATATGATCGCCAACCAGCGGTTTGGACCAGGAATGCGTATCAATGTGGAGCAGATCGCCAAAGAGGTAGGTGCGAGCCGTACCCCTGTGTGGGAGGCGGTCCATCGGCTCATACAGGAGGGGTTACTCGAAAATATCCCGAACAGGGGTGTTTTTATGGCATCTCTCACGCCCACTATGGCCATCGAGCTTTATACCGTGAGAGAGGTGCTCGAGGGTCTGGCGGCGAGGCTGGCTATATCTCATGCGGATGAAAAGCTCGTAAAAAAAATGAAAAAATGCATCGACGATCAGCGGAAGGTAGTGGAGAAAGAAGACGTTATAGGCTATTCCCGCCTGGATTATGATTTTCATGCCCTTGTCTATGAAGCGAGCGGAAATAAAATACTGCAGGAGATGCTGCAGGCGGTAAAGAACAAGATGAGGCCGATCGCCATGCATATCAGCCCTGTGATCTCCAGTCTCTACGACGATCACGTAAGGATTGTGGACGCCTTCGAGCTGAAGGACCAGGAAAAGGCGGAGGCGGCCTTTCGGAATCATAACCGTAAAATGGTAGAGCAGATCAGAGAGAGCACGGAGACCGATGACTGGAAAGAAGTGGTCGGAGAAAGATCGAACGGCAGGAAAGAGGATTCCGGTACCAAAACAAAATGA